In a genomic window of Sulfurisphaera tokodaii str. 7:
- a CDS encoding PQQ-binding-like beta-propeller repeat protein, translating to MKWYQYVYYNYGNCYLPWWTMVTYYPSNLPKDPINEGNWTVYAYQQDHESVININFPAENWSFEQMNALPLNAPFPAYKALGNRTAPVILTQLVGDAVGVTYFDGIIYVPSDANELYAINAYTGKLIWEATTANSVMSNPIVVNTSRGPIVYVSVGDAGFSASHSIFAVITGNYKNVVRGYSYGAVYAFNATNGQLLWVHFDDGNVMPTPAYIDGLLIYGDGSGHIVALNATTGQVVWRDYVGVSAFDSMSSTNYYVFPNGTTIAIMGFTLALPPYGELIAVNVQNGQIVWEFALPKGFTPFNTGMGDVSPAVDEEKGIVVQSTIVNFNKTNETVGFAVFALNATNGHLLWIEQLVRGYVPPAFKGGVPTIYNGVVYVGTPVANELFALNETNGKILWVAQIPNVQGPPNGAGGGRANPVYVNGYIIEPAGAYIDVYNASNGQLVKSYYVGGRFGIVNAVVVGSTVFVDNSYNWVFAIPLNELIS from the coding sequence ATGAAATGGTATCAGTACGTTTATTATAATTATGGTAATTGCTATTTACCATGGTGGACAATGGTAACTTATTATCCATCTAACTTACCAAAAGATCCTATAAATGAAGGAAATTGGACAGTTTATGCTTATCAGCAAGATCATGAATCAGTAATAAACATTAACTTCCCAGCAGAAAATTGGTCTTTTGAGCAAATGAATGCATTGCCACTGAATGCACCGTTCCCAGCATATAAGGCACTAGGAAATAGGACCGCTCCAGTTATTTTAACACAATTAGTTGGAGATGCTGTTGGTGTAACGTACTTTGATGGTATAATTTATGTTCCATCAGATGCAAATGAACTTTATGCAATAAATGCATATACTGGAAAACTCATATGGGAGGCAACAACAGCAAATTCTGTTATGAGTAATCCAATTGTAGTAAATACTTCAAGGGGCCCAATAGTTTATGTTTCAGTAGGTGATGCTGGCTTCTCAGCCTCTCATAGCATTTTTGCTGTAATTACTGGAAATTATAAGAATGTAGTAAGAGGTTATAGTTATGGTGCAGTTTATGCTTTTAATGCAACTAATGGTCAGTTATTATGGGTACATTTTGATGATGGCAACGTAATGCCAACACCAGCGTATATTGATGGATTACTAATCTATGGTGACGGCTCTGGTCACATTGTAGCTTTAAACGCAACTACTGGACAAGTAGTATGGAGAGATTATGTAGGGGTTTCTGCATTTGACTCTATGAGTTCAACTAATTATTATGTATTTCCAAACGGGACAACAATAGCAATAATGGGCTTTACTTTAGCTTTACCACCCTATGGCGAATTGATTGCTGTTAATGTTCAAAATGGTCAAATAGTTTGGGAATTCGCTTTACCTAAGGGATTTACACCATTTAACACTGGTATGGGTGATGTATCTCCAGCCGTAGATGAAGAAAAAGGAATTGTTGTACAAAGTACTATTGTTAACTTTAATAAAACAAATGAAACAGTAGGATTTGCAGTATTTGCATTAAACGCGACTAATGGTCACTTATTGTGGATAGAACAGTTAGTAAGGGGTTACGTACCACCCGCATTCAAAGGAGGAGTTCCAACGATTTATAATGGGGTAGTATACGTAGGAACACCAGTTGCAAATGAGTTATTTGCACTAAATGAAACTAACGGTAAGATACTATGGGTTGCTCAAATTCCTAATGTTCAAGGTCCGCCAAATGGTGCTGGTGGTGGTAGAGCTAACCCGGTATATGTCAATGGTTATATTATTGAGCCTGCAGGTGCATATATAGACGTTTATAATGCCTCTAATGGTCAACTAGTAAAAAGTTATTATGTAGGTGGAAGATTTGGAATAGTTAATGCAGTAGTTGTCGGGAGTACAGTGTTTGTAGACAATAGCTATAACTGGGTATTCGCGATTCCGCTTAATGAATTAATTTCCTAA
- a CDS encoding YidH family protein, translating to MSASDHLANKRTFLAWVRTAIALMGFGFVIAKFQIFLHILAHQPLTSTTLLGGVIMIIMGIATLLYGFYEYIQQEKELERKQFSPRLTPMIIYTSLLTVLAIALVVSLYLSTGI from the coding sequence ATGAGTGCGAGTGATCATTTAGCAAACAAGAGGACATTTTTAGCATGGGTCAGAACAGCGATAGCCTTAATGGGTTTTGGTTTCGTAATTGCAAAGTTTCAAATTTTTCTTCACATCTTGGCACATCAACCCTTAACTTCAACAACTCTGTTAGGCGGTGTAATAATGATAATTATGGGAATAGCAACCTTGCTTTACGGTTTTTATGAATATATTCAGCAAGAAAAAGAGCTAGAACGAAAACAGTTCAGTCCTAGATTAACTCCAATGATTATTTACACATCTTTACTTACAGTATTGGCAATAGCTTTAGTAGTTAGCCTATACTTAAGTACTGGGATTTAA
- a CDS encoding translation elongation factor, with translation MLKGSIITVLSSDEKDALSLAEKLGKKTENQIYYKKIGDLVRSILVPSPQKILDQAEALSLSSFFYLRMPKITAVEGELALMAEASGIRGIVLPDDTETFNKVFKELSISSMVSEFKEEDVEVKDRGYVYIDRTFNVKGVGVVVLGFALTQVNVHDKLIALPMKKEVEVKSIQVLDEDQEGVLPGTRIGFALRNVKLEDIEGVTALIKPGIKLVNRVKYMKFKWSSEAQNVHVVAGGFKVMGSISGDEIVLNGEIPETIERGIIINVNAKPKTPRVFGYTELNPST, from the coding sequence ATGCTTAAGGGTTCAATAATCACAGTGCTTTCATCAGATGAAAAAGACGCCTTAAGTTTAGCTGAGAAACTAGGAAAGAAGACTGAGAACCAGATATACTATAAGAAAATTGGTGATTTAGTTAGGTCTATCCTAGTTCCTTCTCCGCAAAAAATTCTTGATCAAGCTGAAGCTCTATCCCTATCAAGTTTCTTCTACCTTAGAATGCCAAAGATCACTGCAGTAGAAGGTGAGTTAGCATTAATGGCGGAAGCCTCTGGAATTAGAGGAATAGTTTTGCCAGATGACACTGAGACGTTTAACAAGGTATTTAAAGAACTTTCTATTTCCTCCATGGTTAGTGAATTTAAGGAGGAAGATGTTGAGGTAAAGGATAGAGGTTATGTTTATATTGATAGGACATTTAACGTTAAGGGAGTTGGTGTAGTAGTATTAGGTTTTGCTTTAACTCAAGTAAATGTTCATGATAAGTTAATTGCTCTTCCGATGAAAAAAGAAGTAGAAGTAAAAAGCATACAAGTACTTGATGAAGACCAAGAAGGTGTTTTGCCCGGTACAAGGATAGGATTTGCACTTAGAAATGTTAAATTAGAAGATATTGAAGGTGTAACTGCGTTAATAAAACCTGGGATTAAACTCGTTAATAGAGTAAAATATATGAAGTTTAAATGGTCTTCTGAGGCACAAAACGTTCATGTGGTAGCTGGAGGATTTAAAGTGATGGGTAGCATTTCCGGAGACGAAATTGTTTTAAACGGAGAAATTCCAGAGACAATAGAAAGGGGAATAATAATCAACGTTAATGCAAAACCAAAAACTCCTAGAGTATTTGGATACACAGAATTAAATCCCAGTACTTAA
- a CDS encoding zinc ribbon domain-containing protein produces MNNPIYSYICQPVGIGTKVIQLPLYRPLNTKELSKDLVLYLRGQGYRVYSTYSPNIIVLQVHAVGIRSHYYTIKICQSSNFILIESGITNGRVELERAGLNTGLGITDEFLHSSLFALFSGALAGVDVASVLGSYEEENKILSGVQQIILYYENQGFQYSCPHCGMRVERTWKYCPHCGRALNFK; encoded by the coding sequence GTGAATAATCCAATTTATTCTTATATTTGCCAACCCGTAGGAATTGGCACAAAAGTAATACAGTTACCTCTTTATAGACCGTTAAATACAAAAGAGTTAAGTAAAGATTTAGTCCTTTATTTAAGAGGACAAGGATATAGAGTTTATTCTACTTATAGTCCTAATATAATAGTATTACAAGTTCACGCAGTAGGTATTAGAAGCCATTATTATACAATTAAGATTTGTCAATCATCTAATTTTATCCTTATAGAAAGTGGTATAACAAATGGGAGAGTTGAGCTAGAAAGAGCTGGATTAAATACTGGGCTAGGAATAACTGATGAATTTTTACACAGTTCCTTATTCGCTTTATTTTCAGGTGCTTTAGCAGGAGTTGATGTGGCTAGCGTTTTAGGTAGTTATGAGGAAGAGAATAAAATCCTTAGTGGAGTACAACAAATCATACTGTATTATGAAAATCAAGGTTTCCAATACTCATGCCCTCATTGTGGAATGCGAGTTGAAAGGACCTGGAAATATTGCCCCCATTGTGGAAGAGCTTTAAATTTTAAATAA
- a CDS encoding MFS transporter, protein MMLKKIFIVFISSLSFFLSYFSRIAWSIVSVYSSLKPTVIEDGIIFSLFFIGYIIVQIPAGILSDYVSPKIIALLSLVGLALSSFISGIASNIQEEYFGSILMGLSAGWIYPVTIKILSLSFSKQELPVAIGYYSLAWPLSIVLAGLILPWISINFGWRSSYYIISFVSLITAFMFIFIRSRKGEQSKREIIVKDKNVIIISLAGFLFFLAYWIITLYAYKYFLFIGLNDYLAGIAYSLLALAGIPSTIIAGYIIRSLGVKITLSLFELFYGTLTFSLSFLTLPIYIMTISSIMGFVRFVITPANSTAVSLIGGNKAGSVTGFANFFWQSSGIIAPIVASFIILSMGYFSLWIISGLIIMISSLIYFSLLKI, encoded by the coding sequence ATGATGCTAAAGAAGATTTTCATAGTATTTATTTCATCTTTGTCATTCTTCCTATCATATTTCTCAAGAATAGCATGGAGTATAGTATCAGTGTATTCTTCATTAAAACCAACAGTCATTGAAGACGGTATAATATTCTCACTTTTCTTTATTGGTTATATTATAGTCCAAATACCAGCTGGAATTTTATCAGATTATGTTTCACCCAAAATTATAGCTCTTCTTAGCCTAGTAGGATTAGCACTATCATCTTTTATTTCTGGTATAGCATCAAATATACAAGAAGAATATTTCGGAAGTATTTTAATGGGATTATCAGCTGGATGGATATATCCAGTTACTATAAAGATTTTATCCCTAAGTTTTTCTAAGCAAGAACTGCCTGTTGCAATAGGTTATTATAGTTTAGCATGGCCACTATCTATAGTTCTAGCCGGGCTTATCTTACCATGGATAAGTATTAATTTTGGTTGGAGATCTTCTTACTATATTATTTCGTTTGTTTCTCTTATTACAGCCTTTATGTTTATCTTCATAAGAAGTAGAAAAGGAGAACAAAGTAAACGAGAAATAATTGTGAAGGACAAAAATGTGATTATTATAAGTTTAGCAGGTTTTCTATTCTTTTTAGCATATTGGATAATTACTTTGTATGCTTACAAGTACTTTTTGTTTATAGGCCTCAACGATTATTTGGCTGGTATTGCGTATTCTCTGCTTGCATTAGCTGGTATACCATCTACGATAATTGCAGGATATATTATAAGAAGTTTAGGAGTGAAGATTACACTTTCTCTTTTTGAGCTCTTTTACGGGACTTTAACCTTTTCTCTCTCTTTCCTTACTCTTCCAATTTACATAATGACCATATCAAGTATTATGGGGTTTGTTCGTTTTGTTATTACACCAGCTAACTCAACAGCGGTTTCCTTAATAGGTGGGAATAAGGCTGGTAGCGTAACAGGCTTTGCGAATTTCTTTTGGCAAAGTAGTGGAATTATAGCACCAATAGTAGCATCTTTTATAATCCTATCAATGGGTTATTTTTCTCTCTGGATAATAAGTGGTTTAATTATAATGATTTCATCGTTAATTTATTTTTCTCTTCTAAAAATTTAA
- a CDS encoding ABC transporter ATP-binding protein produces MHAIELYNVYKSYNNKPVLRNITFTVPQSSITGFIGPNGSGKTTTIKILSGLIRKDKGVIRVLEEDPWDNPKLKRKVSVIFTKLPYPPNDTVEEYLSDLNSIFKGDLSKLIKEFNLSEHLKKKISQLSSGQAQKIQLIAALLKNPELIIADEPTANLDPQARLEFYELVRFMVKEYNVTFFISSHILSELEKVITHIVFINNGVITATGEINDIEAKISSNEILLLVREKEKALKILAKYNPTLDGAYIKVKGNLREIVDLLDDGKIEILSIRKASLDDVFRKLSGV; encoded by the coding sequence GTGCATGCTATCGAACTATATAACGTTTATAAAAGTTACAACAATAAACCTGTTTTACGAAACATCACATTTACTGTTCCTCAAAGCTCTATAACTGGATTTATTGGTCCCAACGGCTCTGGAAAAACTACTACGATAAAGATCTTATCTGGATTAATTAGAAAAGATAAAGGAGTTATTAGAGTTCTTGAAGAAGATCCGTGGGATAATCCTAAGTTAAAAAGAAAAGTATCGGTTATTTTTACAAAATTACCTTATCCTCCTAATGATACAGTAGAAGAGTACTTGAGTGACCTAAACTCTATATTTAAGGGAGATTTAAGTAAACTTATAAAGGAGTTTAATTTAAGCGAACATTTAAAGAAAAAGATTTCTCAACTTTCTTCTGGTCAAGCGCAAAAGATTCAATTAATTGCGGCTCTATTAAAAAATCCAGAGTTAATTATTGCTGATGAACCTACAGCTAATTTAGATCCACAAGCTAGATTAGAATTCTATGAGTTAGTAAGGTTTATGGTTAAGGAGTATAATGTAACTTTCTTTATTTCATCTCATATACTTTCTGAATTAGAGAAAGTAATTACACACATTGTATTTATCAATAATGGAGTAATAACAGCAACAGGAGAGATAAACGATATTGAAGCAAAAATTTCCTCTAACGAAATCTTGTTACTAGTAAGGGAGAAAGAGAAAGCTTTAAAAATTTTGGCAAAGTATAACCCGACTCTTGATGGAGCTTATATAAAAGTAAAAGGAAACTTGAGGGAAATAGTGGATTTATTAGATGATGGAAAAATAGAAATTTTAAGTATAAGAAAAGCGAGTCTTGATGATGTTTTTAGAAAGCTAAGTGGTGTTTAA
- a CDS encoding RNA-guided endonuclease InsQ/TnpB family protein → MERTVKLRVKVDYETYRKLKEVEEEYRGILANAIEYGLRNNTTSFTKIKAGIYKAEREKHKDIPSHYIYTACEDASERLSSFEKMKRKGRAYSDRPEVRRVTVHLDDHLWKFSLDRISISTKRGRVSLSPIFPKIFWRYYNNGWRVASEARFKLLKGNVVELYIVFKKDEPKPYEPKAFIPVDLNENSVSVLVDGKPILLETNTKKITLGYEYKRKWITAGKSTKDRDTRRKLRKLRERDKKVDIRRKLAKLVVMEALESRSAIVLEDLPKRAPEHMIKDVRDSQLRLRIYRSAFSSTKNAIMEKAKEFGVPIILVDPAYTSSTCPVHGSKIIYRPDGGSAPRVGVCVVGKERWHRDVVSLYNLMRRAGDVSPMPLGSKESHDPPTVKLGRWLRAKSLHQIMIEDKMIEMMV, encoded by the coding sequence GTGGAGAGGACAGTAAAGTTGAGGGTTAAAGTAGATTACGAGACCTATAGAAAGTTGAAGGAAGTCGAAGAGGAGTACAGGGGGATATTAGCTAACGCAATCGAGTACGGGTTGAGGAACAACACTACCTCGTTCACTAAGATCAAGGCGGGCATATATAAAGCGGAGAGGGAGAAACACAAGGACATACCGTCACACTACATCTACACGGCTTGCGAGGACGCTAGCGAGAGGTTAAGCAGTTTCGAGAAAATGAAGAGAAAGGGTAGGGCTTATAGTGACAGACCAGAGGTAAGGAGGGTTACAGTACACCTAGATGACCACTTGTGGAAGTTCAGCCTCGATAGGATTTCAATTTCCACAAAGAGGGGTAGGGTTTCCCTATCTCCCATCTTCCCCAAGATATTCTGGAGGTATTACAATAACGGTTGGAGGGTTGCAAGCGAGGCTAGGTTTAAGCTCTTAAAGGGTAACGTGGTGGAACTCTACATTGTCTTTAAGAAGGATGAGCCTAAGCCTTACGAGCCTAAAGCATTTATCCCAGTTGATCTCAATGAGAATTCGGTCTCTGTATTAGTTGATGGGAAACCAATCCTTTTAGAAACTAACACCAAGAAAATTACGTTAGGTTATGAGTATAAAAGGAAGTGGATAACTGCTGGTAAGTCTACTAAGGATAGGGATACGAGGAGGAAGTTAAGGAAATTGAGGGAGAGGGATAAGAAGGTGGATATTAGGAGGAAATTAGCTAAGCTTGTTGTTATGGAGGCTTTGGAAAGTAGAAGTGCAATAGTTTTAGAAGACCTACCTAAGAGGGCACCAGAGCATATGATTAAGGACGTGAGGGACTCTCAACTTAGGCTAAGGATTTACCGTTCTGCATTTTCTTCCACAAAGAATGCCATTATGGAGAAGGCTAAGGAGTTTGGTGTTCCCATAATTTTGGTTGATCCAGCATACACTTCATCCACATGCCCAGTCCATGGGTCAAAAATCATTTATCGACCCGATGGGGGCTCTGCCCCAAGGGTCGGTGTCTGTGTGGTCGGAAAAGAGAGGTGGCATAGGGACGTTGTCTCACTATATAACCTCATGAGGAGGGCTGGAGATGTGAGCCCTATGCCGTTGGGCTCAAAGGAGTCCCATGACCCACCTACCGTGAAACTTGGTAGGTGGTTGAGGGCTAAGTCCCTACACCAGATCATGATTGAAGATAAAATGATTGAAATGATGGTATAG
- a CDS encoding IS607-like element ISSto13 family transposase — translation MERLLRPKEACQLLGISYSTLLRWIREGKIRAVMTEGGKYRIPYSEVKKYLERREEIRAVIYARVSSANQKEDLERQINYLTNYATAKGYKVVEVLKDIASGLNTQRKGLLKLLKLVESRNVDVVLITYKDRLTRFGFEYLEEFFSAMGVRIEVVFGEEPKDATQELVEDLISIITSFAGKIYGMRSHKKTLFIQGVKNLIGELSGEDSKVEG, via the coding sequence GTGGAGAGGCTGTTAAGACCTAAGGAGGCTTGCCAACTACTAGGAATTTCATACTCAACGCTCCTAAGGTGGATTAGGGAGGGCAAGATTAGGGCAGTAATGACTGAGGGTGGGAAGTATAGGATACCATACAGTGAGGTTAAGAAGTATTTGGAGAGGAGGGAGGAGATTAGGGCAGTAATTTACGCTAGGGTATCTTCAGCTAATCAAAAGGAGGACTTGGAAAGACAAATAAACTATTTAACAAACTACGCAACAGCGAAAGGTTACAAAGTAGTTGAAGTCTTGAAGGACATTGCTAGTGGGTTAAATACGCAGAGGAAAGGTCTACTAAAACTGCTCAAACTGGTCGAGAGCAGGAATGTCGACGTCGTTTTAATAACGTACAAGGACAGATTAACTAGGTTCGGGTTCGAATACTTAGAGGAGTTCTTTTCAGCCATGGGAGTTAGGATAGAGGTAGTTTTCGGTGAAGAGCCAAAGGATGCAACGCAAGAACTCGTGGAGGATCTGATCTCAATCATAACATCGTTCGCAGGGAAGATCTACGGGATGAGGAGCCACAAGAAGACGCTGTTTATACAAGGTGTAAAAAACCTAATAGGTGAGTTAAGTGGAGAGGACAGTAAAGTTGAGGGTTAA
- a CDS encoding lysine exporter LysO family protein produces MYFLVLFILLYLVFILVGRFIKLPSIISDVVIVSLIFTISFWGGNEVSGSQILYILYTSLLTSIVVVTITYLLGLFLTVSSKSEWKKIDFKSQLKYILPLILGLLLGFFIKVKINFNEIIDYELYALVIVIGIQVGESLKLEILKRISGLAIVSILVDVFGAIISAILLSPFYPFKEILLTTLGSGWYSYTGPFLAKYYGPTIGVFAFLVNFLREQLTFLLIPLFFRVRASPIGAIAVGGATSMDVTLPLYVDLLGNEYAIGALINGLILTLLVPILLPLVEVL; encoded by the coding sequence ATGTATTTTCTTGTTCTATTCATATTACTTTACCTTGTGTTTATCCTTGTAGGCAGATTTATTAAACTTCCTTCTATAATATCTGATGTTGTAATAGTTTCTTTAATATTTACAATTTCATTCTGGGGTGGTAATGAGGTTAGTGGATCCCAGATTTTATATATCTTATATACTTCATTGCTAACCTCTATTGTAGTAGTTACAATTACTTATTTACTAGGATTATTCCTTACCGTCTCAAGCAAATCGGAATGGAAGAAGATTGATTTTAAATCACAATTAAAATATATATTACCCTTGATATTAGGTCTTCTTTTAGGGTTCTTTATAAAGGTAAAGATAAATTTTAATGAGATAATTGATTACGAATTATATGCCTTAGTAATTGTTATAGGTATCCAAGTCGGTGAAAGTTTAAAGCTTGAGATATTAAAGAGAATTTCCGGATTAGCAATAGTTTCTATTTTAGTAGATGTTTTTGGAGCAATTATTTCAGCAATTCTTCTCTCACCTTTCTATCCTTTTAAAGAGATTTTGCTTACTACTCTTGGATCTGGATGGTATTCTTATACGGGACCATTTTTAGCAAAATATTATGGTCCGACAATCGGGGTTTTTGCTTTTCTAGTAAACTTTTTAAGAGAACAGTTAACTTTCCTTCTAATTCCATTATTTTTCAGAGTAAGAGCTTCTCCGATAGGGGCAATAGCTGTTGGTGGTGCTACAAGTATGGACGTTACCCTACCATTGTACGTTGATTTATTAGGTAACGAATATGCGATCGGAGCGTTGATAAATGGGCTAATATTAACGTTATTAGTACCCATATTATTACCCCTGGTGGAGGTCCTATAA
- a CDS encoding sodium:calcium antiporter — MLQLIIIFIFLILSAELISRGTEKLEPFMGQGMAGGIIMGLLTALPETIFVIVASLRNQPYVALGSAIGGNVLLFTFGIGFLGIYFYLRWRKNLSINEDYSVEERFLIMTTIALAIILFYGHLNVYTAIPLLGIYLYYAIYRVRKFAKEDRDINEKEVLKAAIYLVIGAFILIIFSDPFVEELASLSKQLGVPTVWLALIISPLAGEIEETLSAIRLAHSYEAGGSLAIFDFVGSKIQNGTVLLGIIGLFSDISIMPGLNELIATLVVNVIAIMILMDKKLGVKESIVLLFLYFLIATMTLYL; from the coding sequence TTGCTTCAGCTAATCATAATCTTTATCTTTCTGATCCTATCAGCTGAATTAATTTCTAGGGGAACTGAAAAACTAGAACCATTTATGGGACAAGGAATGGCTGGAGGTATTATAATGGGTTTATTGACAGCCTTACCAGAGACAATCTTTGTTATCGTGGCTAGTCTAAGAAATCAACCTTATGTAGCTTTGGGTTCAGCTATTGGGGGAAACGTTTTACTTTTCACATTTGGCATAGGTTTTCTAGGTATTTATTTCTATTTAAGATGGAGAAAAAATCTGAGTATTAATGAGGATTATTCTGTTGAAGAAAGATTCCTTATAATGACTACAATAGCTTTAGCAATCATACTCTTCTATGGTCATCTTAATGTATATACTGCAATTCCTTTACTAGGAATTTACTTATATTATGCAATATATAGGGTTAGGAAATTTGCAAAAGAGGATAGAGATATAAATGAGAAAGAGGTTCTGAAAGCAGCTATTTATTTAGTTATAGGGGCATTTATTCTCATCATATTTTCTGATCCTTTCGTAGAAGAATTAGCATCTTTATCTAAACAACTAGGAGTTCCAACTGTTTGGTTAGCCCTTATTATTTCACCACTAGCTGGTGAAATAGAAGAAACACTCTCAGCAATAAGATTAGCACACTCATATGAAGCTGGAGGATCTTTAGCCATATTTGATTTTGTTGGCAGTAAAATACAAAATGGCACAGTACTTCTAGGAATAATAGGCTTGTTTTCTGATATATCGATAATGCCTGGATTAAATGAACTCATAGCTACGTTAGTTGTTAATGTAATAGCCATAATGATTCTTATGGATAAAAAATTAGGAGTTAAAGAAAGCATAGTCTTGCTATTTCTTTATTTTCTAATAGCCACTATGACCTTATATCTATGA